A single Deinococcus sp. Leaf326 DNA region contains:
- a CDS encoding CarD family transcriptional regulator: MKQTAFQTGDRVVLPPYGVGRIRGTCQRSVAGETHAYYQVEFSTTTSLAYVPVSAPQTTGIRTALAAVDMPVLLHALQTGSLNLPHQWSARHRYVSDLMSSGNAHDLAVLIGELHARNQRRPLPDLDRQAFRRSIRLLQQELDGLGGAQVAEVMNWLTAAAVEHAVS; encoded by the coding sequence TTGAAGCAGACGGCTTTTCAGACCGGTGACCGCGTCGTTTTACCTCCCTACGGCGTGGGCCGGATCCGTGGGACCTGCCAGCGCTCGGTGGCTGGAGAAACCCACGCCTACTATCAGGTTGAGTTCTCGACGACCACGAGTCTCGCCTATGTTCCCGTTTCGGCACCTCAGACGACCGGCATCCGCACGGCGTTGGCCGCGGTGGACATGCCCGTTTTGCTACACGCCCTCCAGACCGGCAGTCTCAACCTGCCGCATCAGTGGTCAGCAAGGCACCGCTATGTCAGCGACCTGATGAGCAGCGGCAATGCCCACGACCTCGCCGTGTTGATTGGTGAGCTGCATGCCCGGAACCAGCGCCGTCCTTTGCCGGATCTCGACCGGCAGGCCTTCCGGCGTTCTATTCGGCTGCTGCAACAAGAACTTGACGGCCTGGGCGGTGCCCAGGTAGCGGAGGTCATGAACTGGCTGACGGCCGCTGCTGTCGAACATGCCGTGTCCTGA
- a CDS encoding HU family DNA-binding protein: MARATSSAAPPRSSAESVGAAKVAKTQLVEQIAERTGLSRRQAASAVTCIVDAVIGALRSGRTVGLPGVGTLSVSLTRARQGVRPGTSEKIQIPAGKKIRFKAATTLKAQL, from the coding sequence ATGGCCAGAGCCACATCGTCCGCCGCACCTCCCCGGTCGTCCGCCGAATCTGTTGGGGCGGCCAAGGTCGCCAAGACCCAGCTTGTCGAGCAGATCGCTGAACGCACCGGCCTGAGTCGCCGGCAGGCGGCCAGCGCCGTGACCTGTATCGTGGACGCCGTAATCGGTGCGCTGCGGTCGGGCCGCACCGTGGGGCTGCCCGGTGTGGGCACTCTGAGCGTGTCGCTGACCCGAGCGCGTCAGGGCGTGCGCCCCGGCACGAGCGAGAAGATTCAGATTCCGGCCGGCAAAAAAATCCGCTTCAAGGCGGCCACCACCCTCAAAGCGCAGTTGTAA
- a CDS encoding HesA/MoeB/ThiF family protein: MSTSRPDPSGPELTRAELRRYSRQLLLPEWGTAGAQERLRGARVLIVGAGGLGGPVVMQLAGAGVGFLRVSDGDTVALSNLHRQTHFVLGDVGRSKSGALCARAQALNPHVAVEAAVALTDDNAAELLAGIHLVVDATDNFGARYDVADACAAAGLPCVWGAASGISGMVSIFGPDLGLRDVFPDASGEESCDEAGVLGPLPNVIGSLMALEALKLLGGVGETLAGRLWTFDALTLQTRVIRLRPPAHRAGQSVLTPAKSVL, from the coding sequence GTGAGCACGTCCCGTCCTGACCCGTCCGGCCCCGAGCTGACCCGCGCCGAGCTGCGCCGCTACTCCCGTCAGCTTCTGCTGCCCGAGTGGGGCACGGCCGGTGCCCAGGAACGGCTGCGCGGCGCGCGGGTGCTCATCGTGGGTGCGGGTGGGCTGGGGGGGCCGGTCGTCATGCAGCTCGCCGGGGCGGGGGTGGGCTTCCTGCGCGTGTCCGACGGAGACACGGTCGCGCTGAGCAACCTGCACCGCCAGACCCACTTCGTGCTGGGGGACGTGGGCCGCTCCAAGTCTGGGGCTCTGTGTGCCCGTGCCCAGGCTCTCAATCCCCACGTGGCGGTCGAGGCGGCTGTAGCCCTGACCGACGACAACGCTGCCGAGCTTCTGGCAGGCATCCACCTGGTCGTGGACGCCACCGACAATTTCGGGGCGCGCTACGACGTCGCGGACGCCTGTGCGGCAGCGGGCCTCCCCTGTGTCTGGGGGGCAGCCAGTGGGATCAGCGGGATGGTCAGTATATTCGGGCCCGATCTGGGACTGCGCGACGTGTTTCCCGACGCTTCCGGCGAGGAGTCCTGTGACGAGGCGGGCGTTCTGGGGCCGCTTCCCAACGTGATCGGGAGCCTGATGGCCCTCGAAGCGCTCAAGCTGCTCGGCGGGGTGGGGGAGACGCTGGCGGGCCGACTCTGGACCTTTGATGCCCTGACCCTCCAGACCCGGGTCATCCGCTTGCGGCCCCCGGCACACAGGGCCGGGCAAAGCGTTCTGACACCAGCGAAAAGTGTGTTATAA
- a CDS encoding glycerol-3-phosphate acyltransferase has protein sequence MPGVKLVLVALIAFLLGSLVMGVLYSRWRGEDIRGRDLPGGSGTFRQYGRAAAVGVTLADALKGAAAVLLARWIAPELTWAAVGGVVLGHCYPLFFGFRGGGGIAPLIGAMLVAAPAVILGMLAFGLAIIPPYRALLQPRLGLNAIPFATALSLPVGLALAARYGGTGDLLAGGAAMGLRAVHLLRAGPRA, from the coding sequence ATGCCCGGCGTGAAGCTGGTTCTCGTCGCCCTGATCGCCTTCCTGCTGGGGTCGTTGGTGATGGGCGTACTGTATTCGCGTTGGCGCGGGGAGGACATCCGCGGGCGCGACCTGCCCGGCGGCAGCGGCACCTTCCGGCAGTACGGCAGGGCCGCGGCCGTTGGCGTCACGCTGGCCGACGCCCTCAAGGGAGCCGCCGCCGTGCTGCTCGCCCGATGGATCGCTCCCGAGCTGACCTGGGCCGCCGTGGGCGGGGTGGTCCTGGGCCACTGCTACCCGCTGTTCTTCGGGTTCCGGGGCGGCGGCGGCATCGCGCCCCTGATCGGGGCGATGTTGGTGGCCGCGCCGGCCGTCATCCTGGGCATGTTGGCCTTCGGGCTGGCGATCATTCCGCCGTACCGCGCTCTTCTCCAGCCCCGGTTGGGGCTCAATGCCATTCCCTTCGCCACCGCACTGAGCCTGCCGGTGGGGCTGGCGCTGGCCGCGCGCTACGGCGGAACGGGCGATCTGCTGGCCGGCGGCGCAGCGATGGGCCTGCGCGCCGTTCATCTGCTGCGCGCCGGGCCCCGCGCATGA